From the genome of Prochlorococcus marinus XMU1419, one region includes:
- a CDS encoding TrmH family RNA methyltransferase → MFKLLIENTFLKITSKNNNLVKRFRSFKSGSYSKDKDLFCIEGTHLVEELLKSGNSPSKILVTEKWLKKNQKLSSKFDQSLINLVSEEVLASAITTVNPDGIAALVEISSIPNYQFNCQDDFVLVLDRIQDPGNMGNLFRTALAAGVNAIFLAGGAHPLSQKVLRASTGAVFHLPFQRYEGTEEEIINSLLKSLSELSNLGFKIFSTSSYSKSSKKTSKPYWEIDWTKSTVLILGNEGQGIHKKIQEAFNETITIPHSELVESLNVACVAVPLLLERKRAAYTSNMYIK, encoded by the coding sequence ATTTTCAAATTACTCATAGAAAATACTTTTTTAAAAATAACTAGTAAAAACAATAATCTAGTTAAAAGATTTAGATCATTTAAGAGCGGTTCTTATAGCAAAGACAAAGATCTTTTTTGTATAGAGGGGACTCATCTTGTTGAGGAATTGTTGAAGTCTGGAAATTCCCCCAGCAAAATTTTAGTTACTGAAAAATGGTTAAAAAAGAACCAAAAACTTAGTTCAAAGTTTGATCAATCATTAATAAATTTGGTATCAGAAGAGGTTTTAGCTTCTGCGATTACAACAGTTAATCCAGATGGCATCGCAGCATTAGTAGAAATTTCATCGATACCTAATTATCAATTCAATTGTCAAGATGATTTTGTTCTAGTACTCGATAGGATTCAAGATCCTGGGAATATGGGTAATCTTTTTAGAACTGCTTTAGCTGCTGGAGTTAATGCAATTTTTTTGGCTGGAGGTGCACACCCATTAAGCCAAAAGGTGTTAAGAGCATCCACTGGTGCAGTCTTTCACCTCCCATTTCAAAGATATGAGGGTACTGAAGAAGAAATAATAAATTCTTTATTAAAATCTTTATCTGAATTATCGAATTTAGGATTTAAGATTTTTTCTACTAGTAGTTATAGTAAAAGTTCAAAAAAAACTTCAAAACCCTACTGGGAAATTGATTGGACTAAATCTACGGTCTTAATCTTGGGTAATGAGGGGCAAGGTATTCATAAAAAAATTCAAGAAGCTTTTAATGAAACAATTACAATTCCGCATAGTGAGCTTGTAGAATCATTGAACGTGGCTTGCGTTGCAGTTCCGTTATTACTAGAACGAAAAAGAGCCGCATACACCTCTAATATGTATATAAAGTGA
- a CDS encoding bifunctional folylpolyglutamate synthase/dihydrofolate synthase, which produces MKNANLKIFELLSPKYERDNIKLGLSRIKKVLQELGNPCENVPAIQIIGTNGKGSIAAYLESILFEAKFNFGVTTSPHLLDICERIRVNKKNINKTDFEKIYMLIEKKFSTFELTPFEKIICCALNFFENKKVELLILEAGLGGRLDATTAHKSRPIIAIGNIGLDHKEFLGDTIEKIAQEKLAVIEKNSIVISCDQNSQVKNLITKKVKEVGAEIIWKDTISKSYQLGLKGIFQKQNASVAIGAIEALNNLGFNIKEKHIYEGLKKTSWNGRLEIINYFNKDILVDCAHNYPAAKALSNERSNWDNEDKGIYWILGVQRQKDIKAILKTLLKKNDHLLLVPVPNQPSWQLNDLSHIKEIDHQKTIEFKTFELAIEYLFSLEKWPPNHPVLTGSIFLVAEFIKFTNKQKC; this is translated from the coding sequence TTGAAAAATGCAAATTTAAAAATTTTTGAATTATTATCACCTAAATATGAAAGGGATAATATCAAGTTAGGTTTATCAAGAATCAAAAAAGTACTTCAAGAACTTGGTAATCCTTGCGAAAATGTCCCTGCGATACAAATTATTGGGACCAATGGAAAAGGATCAATCGCGGCATATTTAGAAAGTATACTTTTTGAAGCTAAATTTAATTTTGGTGTAACGACATCTCCTCATCTTTTGGACATATGCGAGAGGATTAGAGTTAATAAAAAAAATATTAACAAAACTGATTTTGAAAAAATCTATATGTTAATAGAAAAAAAGTTTTCAACATTTGAATTAACTCCTTTTGAAAAAATAATTTGCTGCGCACTAAATTTTTTTGAAAATAAAAAAGTTGAATTGCTCATTCTTGAAGCTGGCTTAGGAGGAAGATTAGATGCAACAACTGCCCATAAATCTAGACCGATAATTGCTATTGGGAATATTGGCTTAGACCATAAAGAATTTCTTGGAGATACGATTGAAAAAATTGCCCAAGAAAAATTAGCAGTTATTGAAAAAAACTCAATTGTCATCTCATGCGACCAAAATAGTCAAGTTAAAAATTTAATAACCAAAAAAGTTAAAGAGGTTGGAGCAGAAATTATTTGGAAAGATACAATTTCAAAAAGCTATCAGCTTGGATTAAAAGGAATTTTCCAAAAGCAAAATGCTTCAGTAGCTATTGGAGCAATTGAAGCGCTGAATAATTTGGGATTCAATATTAAAGAAAAACACATATATGAAGGTCTTAAAAAGACCTCTTGGAACGGAAGGCTAGAAATAATAAATTATTTCAACAAAGATATTCTTGTAGATTGTGCGCATAATTATCCTGCTGCAAAAGCACTCTCTAATGAGCGAAGCAATTGGGATAATGAAGATAAAGGAATTTATTGGATTTTAGGTGTCCAAAGACAAAAAGATATTAAAGCAATATTAAAAACACTTCTAAAGAAAAATGATCACTTGTTACTTGTGCCAGTTCCAAACCAACCTAGTTGGCAATTAAACGATCTCTCTCATATAAAAGAAATTGACCACCAAAAAACAATTGAATTTAAAACATTTGAACTTGCCATTGAGTATTTATTTTCTCTTGAAAAATGGCCACCTAATCATCCTGTTCTAACAGGTTCTATTTTTCTAGTTGCTGAATTTATTAAATTTACAAATAAACAGAAATGTTAA
- a CDS encoding FAD-binding oxidoreductase: MTSNSLKFLDKFREVKNLEIIESQSEVKRLSKDFYNYSPILTERLDECIADLVVRPSDYNAVKKVAKICWEFSIPLTLRGSGTGNYGQAVPLFKGVVMQMSHFNKLEEFDPDTGFVKAQSGCIMGDLNKQLEKYGRELRLLPSTWKTATIGGFIAGGSGGIGSIRWGFLRDPGNLIGLEAVTMNEKPDLLKFDAEESEPLNHAYGTNGIITSLLLATDIKRKWYSIVIDCLEFEKTIEILKTLTSAAIDLKLGAILEDEIVDQMPKWFKSNLRSHKILIQSTLGGTKTIESICKKFKVEFTLLGEEEKLVNGISEVVWNHTTLHMRSRDKNWTYLQMLLPLNNELELINFLRKKWGKKVLWHLEAVSQQGSPRLAALPVLRWNGIDELNEIMEDCKKLGAFIFNPHVLTVEGGGLGVVDADQVKAKLKFDPKGLLNPGKLEGWEVKEQFNI; the protein is encoded by the coding sequence ATGACATCAAATAGTCTTAAATTTTTAGACAAATTTAGGGAAGTCAAAAACTTAGAAATTATTGAAAGCCAATCCGAGGTAAAAAGACTTTCAAAAGATTTTTATAACTACTCTCCAATCCTTACTGAAAGATTAGACGAATGTATCGCTGATTTGGTGGTAAGACCTAGTGATTATAACGCGGTGAAGAAAGTAGCAAAAATTTGTTGGGAATTTTCTATCCCTCTTACTTTACGGGGCTCAGGAACAGGCAATTATGGACAAGCTGTTCCATTGTTTAAAGGAGTTGTAATGCAGATGAGTCACTTTAATAAGTTAGAAGAATTTGATCCAGATACAGGTTTTGTGAAAGCACAGTCTGGATGTATTATGGGAGATTTGAATAAACAATTAGAAAAATATGGAAGGGAATTAAGGTTGCTTCCTAGTACTTGGAAAACCGCTACAATTGGAGGCTTTATTGCAGGCGGATCAGGAGGTATTGGGTCAATTAGGTGGGGATTTTTAAGAGATCCAGGCAATCTTATTGGTTTAGAGGCAGTGACTATGAATGAAAAACCTGATTTATTAAAATTTGATGCTGAAGAATCCGAACCTCTTAATCATGCTTATGGGACTAATGGAATAATTACTTCTTTATTACTTGCTACTGATATCAAACGTAAGTGGTATTCAATAGTTATCGACTGCCTTGAATTTGAAAAAACAATAGAAATATTAAAAACTCTTACAAGCGCTGCAATTGATCTGAAACTGGGAGCAATTCTTGAAGATGAAATTGTAGATCAAATGCCAAAATGGTTTAAAAGTAATCTTAGAAGTCACAAGATATTAATTCAATCTACTCTTGGAGGAACAAAAACGATCGAGTCGATTTGTAAAAAATTCAAAGTTGAATTTACCCTACTTGGGGAAGAAGAAAAACTCGTTAATGGAATTTCTGAAGTCGTATGGAATCATACAACTCTTCATATGAGATCTAGGGATAAAAATTGGACTTATTTGCAGATGCTTTTGCCACTTAATAATGAACTAGAATTGATAAATTTTTTGAGAAAAAAATGGGGTAAAAAAGTTCTTTGGCATCTAGAGGCAGTTTCTCAACAAGGGTCACCACGATTAGCCGCTTTGCCTGTATTAAGGTGGAATGGGATAGATGAATTAAATGAAATCATGGAAGATTGTAAGAAACTTGGGGCGTTTATTTTTAATCCCCATGTTTTAACTGTCGAAGGCGGAGGCCTAGGAGTGGTTGACGCAGATCAAGTAAAAGCCAAATTAAAATTTGATCCTAAAGGGCTATTAAATCCAGGAAAATTGGAAGGCTGGGAGGTAAAGGAACAATTTAATATTTAA
- the miaB gene encoding tRNA (N6-isopentenyl adenosine(37)-C2)-methylthiotransferase MiaB, with translation MLTKTKPDEKKFQKNSTTSSYWITTFGCQMNKADSERMAGTLEKMGYTRADNELNADLVLYNTCTIRDNAEQKVYSFLGRQAKRKHKTPTLKLIVAGCLAQQEGESLLRRVPELDLVMGPQHVNNLENLLGKVDLGNQVAATEETFISEDITSARRESSICGWVNIIYGCNERCSYCVVPSVRGKEQSRYPNAIKSEIQKLADDNFKEITLLGQNIDAYGRDLPGTTKEGRKENTLTDLLYYIHDVKGIRRIRFATSHPRYFSKRLIKACYELDKVCEHFHIPFQSGNDEILKQMSRGYTIKKYKNIIENIRSLMPYASITADAIVAFPGETEQQYQDTLKLIAEIGFDQVNTAAYSPRPNTPAAVWSNQLSEEVKKARLQEINDLVEKTARSRNQRYVNNIESVLIEGLNPKSSSQIMGRTRTNRLTFVEIPKNINFNFSLGDEINVRINQARPFSLTGKLCL, from the coding sequence GTGCTAACAAAAACAAAACCAGACGAAAAAAAATTTCAAAAGAATTCAACTACTAGCAGTTATTGGATAACCACATTTGGATGCCAAATGAATAAGGCTGATTCTGAGAGAATGGCTGGGACATTAGAGAAAATGGGATACACCAGAGCAGATAATGAATTAAATGCCGATTTGGTTTTGTACAATACATGCACTATTAGAGATAATGCAGAGCAAAAAGTTTATAGCTTTCTAGGAAGACAAGCAAAAAGAAAGCATAAGACGCCTACCTTAAAACTTATTGTTGCAGGTTGCCTTGCTCAGCAAGAGGGAGAGTCCTTACTAAGAAGGGTCCCAGAACTTGACCTAGTAATGGGGCCTCAACACGTAAATAATCTTGAGAATCTTCTGGGGAAAGTTGATTTAGGAAATCAAGTTGCTGCTACAGAAGAAACCTTCATTTCTGAAGATATAACAAGTGCTAGGAGAGAAAGCTCTATTTGTGGCTGGGTTAATATTATTTATGGATGTAATGAAAGATGTTCATATTGTGTAGTCCCCTCAGTCAGAGGGAAAGAGCAATCGAGATATCCAAATGCGATAAAAAGTGAGATCCAAAAATTGGCTGATGATAATTTTAAAGAAATCACTCTTTTGGGTCAGAACATTGATGCTTATGGTAGAGATCTTCCAGGAACTACAAAAGAGGGGAGAAAAGAAAATACTCTAACTGATCTTTTGTATTATATTCATGATGTTAAAGGAATTCGCAGAATAAGATTCGCTACTAGTCATCCAAGATATTTTTCAAAAAGGTTGATTAAAGCTTGTTATGAACTTGATAAAGTCTGTGAACATTTCCATATCCCCTTCCAAAGTGGAAATGATGAAATTTTAAAGCAAATGTCCAGAGGATACACTATCAAAAAGTATAAAAATATTATCGAAAATATTAGATCCTTAATGCCATATGCATCAATCACAGCTGACGCAATAGTGGCTTTCCCAGGAGAAACTGAACAACAATATCAAGATACATTAAAGCTGATAGCAGAAATTGGCTTCGATCAGGTGAATACAGCAGCATACTCTCCAAGACCAAACACACCTGCAGCAGTTTGGTCGAATCAACTTTCGGAAGAGGTGAAAAAAGCTAGATTGCAGGAAATTAATGATTTGGTCGAGAAAACTGCTAGGAGTAGAAATCAAAGATATGTCAACAATATTGAAAGCGTTTTAATTGAGGGTTTAAATCCAAAAAGTTCCTCACAAATTATGGGTAGAACTAGAACAAATAGATTAACTTTCGTAGAGATTCCCAAAAATATTAACTTTAATTTTTCATTGGGAGATGAGATTAATGTCAGAATTAATCAAGCAAGACCTTTTTCTTTAACAGGCAAACTTTGCTTATAG
- the murA gene encoding UDP-N-acetylglucosamine 1-carboxyvinyltransferase: protein MICVSKKKSYLKSQNLKIVGQGKLNGFVEISGAKNSALVLLAASLLTNEKIVLQNVPHLTDIEKMGNILKNLGVNLKEKNNTLEIDSKNISIKELPNELVNGLRASFFCIGPLLSKFGEAKVPMPGGCNIGSRPIDEHIDGLKALGAEILIEKGIVKANIKSKKSRLIGTHIKLKCPSVGATETLIMAASLAEGRTTIENAAREPEVQDLCQMLNKMGAKIYDSGKEKIIIDGVNKLGGCIHKVIPDRIEAGTFLIAAAATSSSITISPVIPNHLEAVTNKLRKSGSKITIKGNSITINPRELKAVNINTAPFPGFPTDLQAPFTALMTIANGESKITETIFENRMNHVHLLNKMGANIKLDKNVAFIKGVKTIKGMDLIASDLRSSAALIIAGITAKGSSRIYGLEHLDRGYENFETKLKILGIKITRNLNKKTVTNKEFKTSSDPADIPRCKAA, encoded by the coding sequence ATGATTTGCGTAAGCAAAAAGAAGTCATATCTTAAATCACAAAATTTAAAGATTGTTGGCCAAGGCAAATTAAATGGGTTCGTTGAAATAAGTGGTGCGAAGAATTCGGCCTTAGTTTTACTGGCTGCATCATTACTAACTAATGAAAAAATAGTTCTTCAGAATGTTCCTCATCTTACTGATATTGAAAAGATGGGTAATATTCTCAAGAATTTAGGCGTTAATTTAAAAGAAAAAAACAATACTTTGGAGATAGATTCAAAAAACATCTCCATTAAAGAACTTCCAAATGAGCTTGTTAATGGATTAAGGGCTAGTTTCTTTTGTATCGGTCCACTATTAAGCAAATTTGGAGAGGCTAAAGTTCCTATGCCTGGTGGGTGCAATATTGGTTCAAGGCCAATTGATGAGCATATTGACGGGCTTAAAGCATTAGGAGCGGAAATTCTTATTGAAAAAGGAATTGTCAAAGCAAACATAAAGAGCAAGAAAAGTAGATTAATTGGTACTCATATCAAACTAAAATGTCCAAGCGTAGGTGCAACTGAAACTTTAATAATGGCAGCATCATTAGCAGAAGGAAGAACGACCATTGAAAATGCTGCAAGAGAACCTGAGGTACAAGATTTATGCCAAATGCTTAATAAAATGGGTGCAAAAATCTATGACTCTGGTAAAGAAAAAATAATAATTGATGGTGTTAATAAACTTGGTGGTTGTATTCATAAAGTAATCCCAGATCGAATAGAAGCTGGAACTTTTTTAATAGCTGCTGCGGCAACATCCTCCTCAATAACAATATCTCCTGTGATTCCTAATCATCTTGAAGCTGTCACTAATAAGCTTCGAAAGAGCGGGAGTAAAATTACCATTAAAGGTAATTCAATCACAATAAATCCTAGAGAGCTTAAGGCAGTAAATATAAATACTGCTCCTTTTCCAGGTTTTCCAACTGATTTACAGGCACCATTTACAGCTCTAATGACAATAGCTAATGGTGAATCAAAAATAACTGAAACAATTTTTGAAAACAGAATGAATCATGTTCATTTACTTAATAAAATGGGAGCAAATATAAAGTTAGACAAAAACGTAGCTTTTATCAAAGGTGTAAAAACAATAAAGGGAATGGATTTGATTGCCTCGGATTTAAGGTCATCAGCTGCATTAATAATTGCTGGGATAACAGCAAAAGGTAGTAGCAGGATTTATGGTTTAGAGCATTTAGATAGAGGTTATGAAAATTTTGAAACAAAACTAAAAATATTGGGGATAAAAATAACAAGAAATCTTAACAAAAAAACTGTTACTAATAAGGAATTTAAGACTAGTTCGGACCCTGCAGATATTCCTCGATGTAAAGCTGCCTAA
- a CDS encoding aspartate aminotransferase family protein has protein sequence MNTYSRFDISFKKGKGCWLWDEKGKKYLDAVAGIATCSLGHSDRVLRRRLSTQLRKIQHISNLYNIEEQEQLSRTLTNMSCAKSVFFCNSGAEANESAIKLIKKYGNTINKGKESFILAAESSFHGRTLAALSATGQPKYQKGFEPLIQGFKFFKFNNFDSVKKLFEECENNNQKISGVLIEPIQGEGGVIPGSKIFFKSLRDICDKYNSLLILDEVQSGVGRTGKMWGYENLEIEPDGFTLAKGLGGGHAIGALLVKEKANIFSPGDHASTFGGNPFACKAALTVLEEINRRNLVNNVYLRGEQLSTGFEELSKKFPNIICGKRGLGLIQGLVINEDYADAKNITLKAFDKGLLVVPAGGNVVRIVPPLVISRREINILLDKLNSIFEEL, from the coding sequence ATGAATACTTATAGTAGATTTGACATATCTTTCAAAAAAGGAAAAGGTTGTTGGCTATGGGACGAAAAAGGTAAAAAGTATCTTGATGCAGTCGCTGGTATAGCAACTTGTAGTCTTGGACATAGCGATAGGGTTTTAAGAAGAAGGCTATCAACTCAACTAAGAAAGATCCAGCACATTTCTAATCTCTACAACATTGAAGAACAAGAACAATTAAGCAGAACTTTAACGAATATGAGCTGTGCCAAAAGTGTCTTCTTCTGCAACAGTGGTGCGGAGGCAAATGAATCAGCAATTAAATTAATTAAAAAATATGGTAATACAATAAATAAGGGTAAAGAATCATTTATTCTCGCAGCAGAATCCAGCTTTCACGGAAGGACGCTGGCAGCATTGAGTGCTACTGGACAGCCCAAATATCAAAAAGGCTTCGAACCATTGATTCAAGGGTTCAAATTTTTTAAATTTAACAATTTTGATTCAGTAAAAAAATTATTTGAAGAGTGTGAAAATAATAATCAAAAAATTTCAGGTGTTTTAATTGAACCAATACAAGGAGAAGGTGGCGTAATTCCTGGAAGTAAAATATTTTTTAAAAGCTTAAGAGATATATGTGATAAATATAATTCTCTTCTCATTTTAGATGAGGTCCAAAGTGGGGTAGGTCGAACTGGAAAAATGTGGGGTTATGAGAATTTAGAAATTGAACCTGATGGATTCACTCTTGCTAAAGGATTAGGAGGAGGTCATGCAATTGGAGCATTATTAGTAAAAGAAAAAGCCAACATTTTTTCTCCAGGAGATCATGCAAGCACTTTTGGAGGGAACCCATTCGCTTGTAAAGCTGCCTTAACTGTTTTAGAAGAAATAAATAGAAGAAATCTTGTCAATAATGTTTATTTAAGAGGAGAACAATTAAGTACTGGGTTTGAAGAGTTGTCAAAAAAATTTCCAAATATTATTTGCGGGAAAAGAGGTTTAGGTTTAATACAAGGTCTTGTGATCAATGAAGATTATGCTGATGCAAAAAATATTACACTAAAAGCTTTTGATAAAGGATTACTCGTAGTTCCTGCAGGAGGAAACGTTGTAAGGATTGTCCCACCATTAGTTATATCTCGAAGAGAAATTAATATACTTTTGGATAAGCTAAATTCAATTTTTGAAGAGTTATAG
- the lpdA gene encoding dihydrolipoyl dehydrogenase: MTDSSFDFDLIVIGAGYGGFDAAKHAAGKGLKVAIVESSDMGGTCVNKGCVPSKALLAASGKVREIADYEHLAKFGIHASPVRFERSKIADHANNLVLNVRENLTKTLKRSGVEIILGIGRIEGKQKVGVRDKNGIDKIFTCKNIVIATGSSPFVPRGITLDNRTVFTSDDAVKLEWLPRWIAIIGSGYIGLEFADVYTALGCEVTMIEALESIMPTFDPDITKIAKKNLIQSRDIDTKSNVFATKITPGCPVKIELTDAKSKEVVETLEVDAVLVATGRSPNSDKLNLESLGIETVKGFIPIDDQMRVKNGDEIIPNIWAVGDVTGKLMLAHTAAAQGTIAVDNICGGNVEINYKSIPAATFTHPEISSVGLSEAEAKEISAKENFPLGVVKSFFKANSKALAELESDGLLKLIFNKDNGKVLGAHIFGLHAADLIQEISNAISRNQDVIELSKEVHTHPTLSEVVEVAYKQAASQINNI; encoded by the coding sequence GTGACTGATTCAAGTTTTGATTTTGATTTAATCGTTATAGGAGCAGGATATGGAGGTTTTGATGCCGCCAAACATGCTGCTGGTAAAGGACTGAAAGTTGCAATAGTAGAATCTTCTGATATGGGCGGCACTTGTGTTAACAAGGGTTGTGTGCCTTCAAAAGCTCTTTTGGCTGCGAGCGGAAAAGTCAGAGAAATAGCTGATTATGAACATTTAGCTAAATTTGGTATTCATGCTTCCCCAGTAAGATTTGAGAGGTCAAAAATTGCAGATCATGCAAATAATTTAGTTTTAAATGTTAGAGAAAATTTAACAAAAACTCTCAAAAGGAGTGGAGTTGAAATTATTTTGGGCATTGGCAGAATTGAAGGAAAGCAAAAAGTTGGTGTAAGGGATAAAAACGGTATTGATAAAATTTTCACATGTAAGAATATTGTTATAGCAACTGGTTCTTCTCCTTTTGTTCCCCGTGGAATAACTTTGGATAATAGGACCGTATTTACTAGTGATGACGCGGTCAAACTTGAATGGCTTCCAAGATGGATAGCTATTATTGGAAGCGGATATATAGGATTAGAATTTGCTGATGTTTACACGGCGCTAGGTTGTGAAGTTACCATGATCGAAGCTTTGGAAAGTATTATGCCAACATTTGATCCAGACATTACAAAAATTGCCAAGAAGAATCTTATTCAATCCAGAGATATAGATACAAAATCAAATGTCTTTGCGACAAAAATAACACCTGGCTGTCCTGTAAAAATAGAACTGACAGATGCAAAATCTAAAGAAGTTGTAGAAACTTTAGAAGTTGACGCTGTTCTAGTCGCAACTGGCAGAAGTCCCAATAGTGATAAATTAAATCTTGAGTCGCTTGGGATTGAAACAGTAAAAGGCTTCATTCCTATCGATGATCAAATGAGAGTTAAAAATGGTGATGAAATAATACCTAATATTTGGGCTGTTGGAGATGTGACAGGTAAACTAATGCTTGCTCACACAGCCGCGGCCCAAGGGACTATTGCTGTTGATAATATTTGCGGTGGTAACGTCGAAATTAACTATAAAAGTATCCCCGCGGCAACCTTTACTCACCCTGAGATAAGTTCAGTTGGACTCTCTGAGGCTGAAGCTAAAGAGATATCGGCAAAAGAAAATTTCCCTTTGGGAGTTGTCAAAAGTTTCTTTAAGGCTAATTCAAAAGCATTGGCGGAATTGGAGAGTGATGGATTGCTCAAGTTGATTTTCAATAAGGATAATGGGAAAGTATTAGGTGCTCATATTTTTGGTTTACATGCAGCTGATTTAATTCAAGAAATTTCAAACGCTATTTCAAGGAACCAAGATGTAATTGAATTATCCAAAGAAGTTCATACTCATCCCACTCTTAGTGAAGTAGTTGAGGTAGCTTATAAACAAGCGGCTTCTCAAATAAATAATATTTAA
- a CDS encoding amidohydrolase family protein has protein sequence MSNSGTAEVLIPRSLCLIEDFDNLIIDVEDLCSVSISWEDGFVSELMPSKNKVTKPKNILFPRFVETHSHFDKSFTWADFPNLESNYGGALSVNLEEHKTRTTDKVLERVEKSLKLAIQNGYRAIRSHIDIYKSQSIDIWNELFKLQKKFSSELTLQFVALAPLEFWDTSNGEELAKIFSSNGGILGGVIVPPFNKKNTSKFLAKMLFLASKYKLEIDLHIDESIIEPGAGIKVLLETIENLKINSIPITCSHLSSLISLSHREILNLGEKMAENNIKVIALPLTNFWLLNRSNNTTSLKRPVAPLKQLQKSHVDVSLGSDNVQDPWYPFGNFDPFYMLSCSIPMLQLNPWERMTLSSIFLAPSRLLNLKWDGLIKKGCPADFVILDAQRWADVFSTTLKRKVYIKGDLYC, from the coding sequence TTGAGTAATTCTGGCACAGCTGAGGTTCTTATTCCCAGAAGCCTTTGTTTAATAGAAGACTTTGATAACCTCATTATTGATGTAGAGGATTTATGTTCAGTTTCCATAAGTTGGGAAGATGGATTTGTTTCTGAGCTAATGCCTTCAAAAAATAAAGTTACAAAACCAAAAAATATTTTATTTCCAAGATTTGTTGAAACGCATTCACATTTTGATAAATCATTTACATGGGCAGACTTTCCTAATCTGGAATCAAATTATGGAGGAGCATTATCAGTAAATCTTGAAGAACATAAAACAAGAACTACAGATAAGGTTCTAGAAAGAGTTGAGAAATCATTAAAACTTGCCATACAAAATGGATACCGAGCTATTAGAAGTCATATTGATATATACAAAAGTCAATCTATTGATATTTGGAATGAACTTTTTAAATTACAAAAAAAATTTTCATCTGAGTTGACTTTACAATTCGTTGCTTTAGCTCCATTGGAATTTTGGGATACTTCTAATGGAGAAGAGTTGGCAAAAATATTTTCCTCTAATGGAGGCATTTTAGGAGGCGTTATCGTACCCCCTTTCAACAAAAAAAATACAAGCAAATTTCTTGCGAAGATGCTTTTTCTCGCGAGTAAATATAAATTAGAAATTGATTTGCATATTGATGAGTCAATTATTGAGCCAGGAGCAGGAATAAAAGTTTTATTAGAAACAATCGAAAATTTAAAAATTAATAGTATTCCTATTACTTGTAGTCATTTGAGTAGTCTTATTTCTCTAAGCCATAGAGAGATTTTAAATTTAGGAGAAAAAATGGCTGAGAATAATATTAAGGTTATTGCTTTACCCCTGACAAATTTTTGGCTGCTTAATCGAAGTAATAACACTACATCATTAAAAAGACCAGTTGCGCCATTAAAGCAACTACAAAAATCACATGTGGATGTATCTCTGGGTAGTGATAATGTTCAAGACCCTTGGTACCCATTTGGTAATTTTGATCCTTTTTATATGTTGTCTTGCTCGATACCTATGCTTCAACTAAATCCCTGGGAGAGAATGACTCTATCTTCTATTTTTTTAGCTCCAAGCAGATTATTAAATTTAAAATGGGATGGTTTAATTAAAAAAGGTTGCCCTGCTGACTTTGTAATTTTAGATGCGCAAAGATGGGCAGATGTTTTTTCAACTACTTTAAAGAGAAAAGTATATATAAAAGGCGATTTATATTGCTAA